The DNA region GTTTGGAAAAACTTTATAGGAAGTGTggattgaaaataatatattgaaggagtaggattgcataaattttttgaatataaataaGGTAGATTGTATGATTTATatagatataaaaaaaataaaataaaataaaagcgcgcacacacacactcaAGGCCGGATCATACAactacttttttatttttatttttatttatttttatatatataatgtcccCACCAAAAAACTCATTTGCATGAAGTTGGGCATGACCAGCATGTAGCGACGTGCCACACACCATGGCAAACATGCTCCAGAGAGACCAATCTCTacaaaacatgttttttttagtattattctGTTACaacgtagtatctgttcatagttgtTTTTTCAACTAAATGAAGCACAAATAGCCAATATCACCACTCGAACtcacccctcccatgtgggggtgcaaccgggtgccactagaccacaaggtctttggcattaaAAGTAGTAATGTTAAAGAAAACAACTTGCAGTTACCTATAAATCCCCTTTTATtgcaaataaaactaattattgAAGTCTCGAAAGGGATGACCGAATTGGTAGTGCATGATTCTCGTACTAGaaagttatgaatttgattCTTGTTAACATCCTTTGCATCGATACCGAGCTCGTCGcacaatgtaaaaaaaaaaaaaaaaaaaaaaaaaNaaaaaagtaattatatcaaaatcgAAAGTTATGTTCTTTCaactaaaaagttaaaattaatcTTAAGCCACTGATACTTTTCATAAACTGACATTTAAATTATATCTAAAGAAATTTTATTGGTCATATTCTTGAATTTGGAATGAAAAGAGGAGCAATGCTTCCTAGCATAGGACAAAGAACAAAACCACATAGATCATAATAGGCGCTTATATAACTCTTAATATATGTAaacaaaataatgcaatttAGATAAGAACACAAAATTTATGTGGAAAATTAAATATGGGAAGAAACCTATGAAAAATGAATGTTATTTTCATTAAGTAAATTGGATTCAAAGATCCCAGACAAAGGGATTACAATAGCTACAGAATGTGAATTGcttatattattgaataagtTGAACATAAGATaaattgtacaaaaaaaaataaacaccaGCAACGGgcatttggtctagtggtatgattctcgcTTAGGGTGCGAGAGGTCCCGAGTTCAATTCTCGGAATGCCCCAAaagttttttctcttttttaaatagtagattgatatataaaatgaaacactACCATATTATATGTGTGGgcatttggtctagtggtatgattctcgcTTTGGGTGCGAGAGGTCCCGAGTTCAATTCTCGGAATGCCCCTCCTTTCTGGCACAAGTCAAGTTATAGGATAATTTTAAGCAAGTAGTCCCTCACGCCCTCCATATCAAATCAGTTTATATATGACACTTTCTTAAGAGAATGCAGTATGCCTGCCAGTACCcgtctatggtttttgaatggCTGCTTggttattactccgtatttatgaatgtgataaaattaaattaatgaatggATATCCTTTGCAGCTAGGGTTTGTTGGTATGGGGGCTAGTCACAAAACTATATAATGTTGGCTTCTCAATAAActgacataaaaaaaaatgtataatatttttaaataaacctTAGCTTTAATCTCggttatttgaaaaaaataattttttattatataaaattggtGAATACGACTTCGGTTAGATGTTGTATCTTATTTCTGTTAgaataatgtttaaatttaaCCAACGTCGTATAGTCTAAATAACCAACGTTAAAAGTCTCTCGCGAAACTTGCCTAAAACACATCTAAAAAAACTACAAAAGCAATCAGCTCGTTTGACATTTCGCTACCATTTAATTACAAAACCGTCACGTCACTCCTCCTATCCACCCCATAAACTCCCCCCTCACTCCATGTCCGTCACTCCCCCCATTCACTCCATGTCTGTTACTCCCCCACTCACTCCATGTCACTTCTCCTACCACTCACTCCATAACTGTCACGTCACTCCTCCTATCCACTCCGTCACGTCACTCTCGCATTCACTCCATGTCACTCCTCCTACCACTCCCGTCAAGTCACTTTCCCACTCACTCCATGTTACTCCTCTTACCACTCCATAGCCGTCACGCCATTCCTCCTACCTACTCCATTAAGCTTGTCATGCGCCACCCTACTTCTTGTCTTAGGCCTCTCATTCTCCAACCAAAAAATTCGGCCTATATCCCATAACCCTATCAGATTTAAATGTGTATGCGTGTAAAATAAGTttagaaatttattttaaaaaccaAAATTGTTATTATACAACTAATTATTGaagtaatttgaatttgaatgtttGTGTTTTACTTAAACCCGAAAATAttacccttattattattattattattaatgtgcAATGACTGTTGATTTACCTGAGTTGAGGCACAAGGGTTATCTCTATGAGTTCTTGAAACTTTTCCCAGCACTCCTCCCACTTGTGTTTACACTTTTTCCCAAAAAAGCGCTACCAAAACTAGGCGATTGAGAACAAGAATTCCAGTGTCGAATCCCATGGAATCTTCAAGTATCGAAAGCCCGATATTCACGGAGACCGATCTGGGCACCCGCCTTGCGGTGCCAATCTCTCCCGACGCTACGGCAAGGGAATTCAAGAGTGAGTACTACTCCACATTCTTCTCTGTTCTATATCTATTCCTTTATTCGCATGTAGCCATGTAGGTTTCTATGCTGTTTAGTcccaataatttaaaaaatgtgcTATAAAGATcgtatctttattaatttttgggaTTTTCTGGGTTTTCGTATATatttgcaatcattattgttaaTATCTGGAGGTTTCTTTCATTTCTATGCCACATTTAAGTCTAGTCCCGGAAAGTGCCATAGTGGGCTTAGGAGTTAATActtgactatagtggtttttctcgatttagtcctaaatgatttttttgttcttaattaGGTCCTTGCTCCtatgattttacccaattgaatccttgactattaaaatcaaagactaagttggaaaaaaaatcattatattcaaggattaaattgggtaaaatcactatagttggATAAAACTTTTGGGTATCAATTGCCTTGAAATTATCAAGGCATCTTAAGAGGGctcaattgagtaaaatcatcaGAGTCGATGACCTAATTAAATTAAGCACAATAAGTCGTCggggactaaattgggtattaattcGTGGGAATAGTGTTCAACTAGTTTGTGGTAACTCAAGAGTTAAtcactttaattattatttttttctataattttagtttatGTAGTTCTTGGCTTCAATGTGCATAATTACCAGAGGAATTGAGGGAATACTCTGCTCTTTGCTTGAAGCAAATTGTGGGGTTTGCTGCTTCACCCAACCTTAGTTGGTTTCTGGACTTCTGATGCTTCAAAGAGAGATTAACTGATTAATAGATACATTGTTGCTCAAAATATGTTGTGAAATGTGATTTCTGCTTTTGGAGGTTTAATAAGTATGTACTGTTGTTTCCTAGGAGTATTTGAGAGGGCGCACTTGAATTGTTTCCCAAAACTTGGGGATATCAAGGTGAATGGTTTGATGGTATGTTTTGAAGTTCTGGactgtttcctttgttgttttttacccgattatttataatttactagTTTACCACAGCAGTGGCATTTGTATTGCTTGTTTTGAAAGTTGCGATGACTGAGCATTCAACACTATGATATTAGTTATTTTTAGAGTAAATGTTCATCGTTGTAACATTTCTTACCTTTGAATTGATTTCATTACACTTTAAATAATGGGCATACACAGGGGCGGAGCCAGAAATTTCGACCAGCAGGggcgaaatatatatatacatacacaatgggggtgggggtgggggggcaTAGAGGCTTACATAGCTATACATGCGGGATTCAAAGTATACCAAGCTGTGTAACTTCATTGTCTCAAATCCAATGCTTATTTATGTTGAATGCTTATGCCTATATAACTTGTGTTTGTGACAGGTTCAGAGGAAATCATTCTTTTACCAATTATCTGATACATTACCTTTAAGGTATGCTTTTCAGTACTTGAAAGGAAATTGGTTTCTTCGAGTTAAAGTATGCCATTCTAGCATTCCTGACAAGTTAGGGGCACCTGAACATGTATGTGAAAAGATTAAGGATTGTTCAACTGATGTTAATGATGGTGCTGGTTCAACAGATGCCAAGAATTTTCTTTCAAGTACAATTAAGATTAAGTCAAAATGCAGGAGGAGGAAGATCAAAAGGTTTGCCAGCTTTAGAATTTCACTCTTAGATATTCGAAGAAGGTTCTACTTTTCGGAGAggcaaaagattaaaaagaaaagagttagGAAAAAGTATGATATTAAGTGCTCAATAAATACAGTTGATGAGCAGCATGTTGTTTCTGATGAGAGTTGTGATATTGCTAAATCGGGTGCTAAGGACAAGTCAAGTAAAGAGGGAAATTATAGCCAAGCAGTGGAGAGTCGTCATGAGACATTATCGGAATCCATGTCAGTCTCGGGCATTATTCGGAAGTATTTCTCCTGTTACGACGAGGTGAACTCAGGTTCGGGGTTTTCTTATTCAACAGTTAGAGGTGGTGAACAAAAGGAAAAACTGATCGTTAGAACAGATGACTGCCATCTGAACTTTGGTGTTTGTACGCCTCCTCCATTTAGAGCCAAAACACCATCGAAAACGCTAAATGTTCCTCTGACTAGCAAAACTGCTTCTATACCCTCGAGAAAGGTTAAGAAAGCCGAAGTTGGGAAGCGCCTTCTAACTGCTGCAAATCATCTCGGGCTTAATTCAAGTAACAGAAGTCCTGGACTTTCTCTTACGAGAAGTGTGGTGTTTGAGATCCCGGATGAGGACGACTGAAGATTGCAATGCACTACCTGGCTACAATTGGAAAAAAAGGTAGTTGATGTCTTGGTAAGAGAAGAAAATCAATCTCTTTAACTACTGAAACATGGATAATTAAGTACTTTTGAGAGTGATAACATTCTACCTtactgtgtgtgtatatatatatatatatatatatatatatatatatatatatatatcctctttcaaaaaaaaagggacCTAGTAGTCGATTTTTTCCCCCACGACAGGTATTGCTATATTAGCTCATCTTCCTTTTAAGGTATGGACTGATTTAGTTCACGGTTCCAATCGCCTGCTGGAGGGGGGAACTGCAACGGGGCCCTTTGGTTGTACAATTAGTTGAAAGTTTTGTAAAATTTACCGAAAGGTGTTGGCTGAAGTGGAAGGGGTTTGAATCGCTTAAACATATAGTCAAGGATTTGGACCCATGCAACACTTTTGGGCGAGCCGCCTCAAATGGGCCCAACCGAGGCTATGTTTTGTACAATTAGTTGAAAGTTCATGTTTTGTACAATTAGCTGAAAGTTCTGTAAAATTTGATGTTTTGTACAATTAGTTCAAAGTTTTGTTACTCTAAAATGGTATTTATTGTCTTGTAAACTGAACTCTTGCTGCCTGTAAGTCAATCTTGAGATAACAGAGTCACTTGTTTATTTGAGTCAACAAGTCATTCTTTAACTCTTGTGGAAATTTAGGCACATGACCAAGTCATCTCTCTCATCTTTTGCTGCACCAAAAGCTCTGTTTTTGGGCTCTATATTGTTCATA from Ipomoea triloba cultivar NCNSP0323 chromosome 6, ASM357664v1 includes:
- the LOC116021687 gene encoding uncharacterized protein LOC116021687 isoform X1 — protein: MESSSIESPIFTETDLGTRLAVPISPDATAREFKRVFERAHLNCFPKLGDIKVNGLMVQRKSFFYQLSDTLPLRYAFQYLKGNWFLRVKVCHSSIPDKLGAPEHVCEKIKDCSTDVNDGAGSTDAKNFLSSTIKIKSKCRRRKIKRFASFRISLLDIRRRFYFSERQKIKKKRVRKKYDIKCSINTVDEQHVVSDESCDIAKSGAKDKSSKEGNYSQAVESRHETLSESMSVSGIIRKYFSCYDEVNSGSGFSYSTVRGGEQKEKLIVRTDDCHLNFGVCTPPPFRAKTPSKTLNVPLTSKTASIPSRKVKKAEVGKRLLTAANHLGLNSSNRSPGLSLTRSVVFEIPDEDD
- the LOC116021687 gene encoding uncharacterized protein LOC116021687 isoform X2; amino-acid sequence: MESSSIESPIFTETDLGTRLAVPISPDATAREFKRVFERAHLNCFPKLGDIKVQRKSFFYQLSDTLPLRYAFQYLKGNWFLRVKVCHSSIPDKLGAPEHVCEKIKDCSTDVNDGAGSTDAKNFLSSTIKIKSKCRRRKIKRFASFRISLLDIRRRFYFSERQKIKKKRVRKKYDIKCSINTVDEQHVVSDESCDIAKSGAKDKSSKEGNYSQAVESRHETLSESMSVSGIIRKYFSCYDEVNSGSGFSYSTVRGGEQKEKLIVRTDDCHLNFGVCTPPPFRAKTPSKTLNVPLTSKTASIPSRKVKKAEVGKRLLTAANHLGLNSSNRSPGLSLTRSVVFEIPDEDD